Proteins encoded in a region of the Pigmentiphaga litoralis genome:
- a CDS encoding SulP family inorganic anion transporter, whose amino-acid sequence MHASLLRWLPFLAWPRPTSDTLIADARAGFTLGLILVPQAVAYAMLAGMPPITGLYAALIPPVISVLFGSCQLLGAGPVALTSMLVAGSLSGLAWAGSPRWVELAIWLSLIAGAIQILVGMLRLGMIVNFLPATVVGAFTQAAAILIVLSQLPAMLGLDGRAVADLFQSGRYADIAFSVDWTGFAFGIGTLVFLLALKKYSKRMPVVLGAALVCGIVSWLTGYGARGGAVVGALPAGLPDFAVPTLLSWEDYRALLPAAAVIAIVSFVEALSSAKTISRSNRQRWDEDQEFIGQGLAKLTSAFSGAFPVSASFSRSALNLYVGARTGWSALFAFVCVLVSLLFLTPAIAHLPKAFLAAVIVVPVMNLVQPAFFVRLWHTSRPEAVIAVITAIATLISAPQLQWGVLVGFILSLSYFMYGRAHPRIIEVGVHEDGTLRDRARFSLGALAPDVLAVRMDAALSFVTATPLEHFIMTRVRADASIKRVLIYAGPINSIDTTGVDTLSYLVGNLREQGVEVYLAGLKKQVEDVLVASGAMKVITPSNLFRTEREAIHSLVLPAGVAAQGH is encoded by the coding sequence ATGCACGCTTCCCTGCTTCGTTGGCTTCCTTTCCTGGCGTGGCCGCGCCCCACGTCCGACACGCTGATTGCCGATGCGCGCGCGGGCTTCACGCTGGGCCTGATCCTGGTGCCGCAAGCCGTGGCGTATGCCATGCTGGCCGGGATGCCGCCGATCACGGGGCTGTACGCGGCGCTGATCCCGCCAGTCATCAGTGTGCTGTTCGGATCGTGCCAGTTGCTGGGCGCGGGCCCGGTTGCGCTGACGAGCATGCTGGTCGCGGGTTCCCTGTCGGGCCTGGCCTGGGCAGGGTCTCCGCGATGGGTGGAACTGGCGATCTGGCTGTCCCTGATCGCGGGCGCCATCCAGATCCTGGTCGGCATGCTGCGCCTGGGCATGATCGTCAACTTCCTGCCGGCCACGGTGGTGGGGGCGTTTACCCAGGCGGCCGCGATCCTGATCGTGCTGTCGCAATTGCCCGCAATGCTGGGCCTGGATGGCAGGGCAGTCGCTGACCTGTTCCAGTCAGGACGGTACGCCGACATCGCGTTTTCGGTCGACTGGACCGGCTTTGCCTTCGGTATCGGGACCCTGGTCTTCCTGCTGGCGCTCAAGAAGTACAGCAAACGGATGCCGGTGGTGCTGGGCGCAGCGCTGGTGTGCGGGATCGTCAGCTGGCTGACCGGATACGGAGCCCGGGGCGGCGCGGTGGTGGGCGCCTTGCCCGCTGGCTTGCCGGACTTCGCGGTGCCCACCCTGCTGTCCTGGGAAGACTATCGCGCGCTGCTGCCGGCCGCCGCGGTGATCGCGATCGTCAGCTTTGTCGAAGCCTTGTCCAGCGCCAAGACCATTTCGCGCAGCAACCGCCAGCGGTGGGATGAAGACCAGGAATTCATCGGCCAGGGCCTGGCCAAGCTGACCAGCGCCTTCAGTGGTGCCTTCCCGGTCAGCGCGTCCTTCTCGCGATCGGCGCTCAATCTGTATGTGGGTGCTCGCACTGGCTGGTCGGCGCTGTTTGCCTTCGTCTGCGTGCTGGTCAGCCTGCTGTTCCTGACCCCGGCCATCGCCCACCTGCCCAAGGCCTTCTTGGCCGCGGTGATCGTCGTGCCGGTCATGAACCTGGTGCAGCCGGCGTTTTTCGTGCGGCTGTGGCACACGTCTCGGCCCGAAGCGGTCATTGCGGTCATCACGGCCATCGCCACGCTGATTTCGGCGCCCCAGCTGCAGTGGGGCGTGCTGGTCGGCTTCATCCTGTCGCTGAGCTATTTCATGTATGGCCGCGCGCATCCCCGCATCATCGAAGTGGGGGTGCATGAAGACGGCACGTTGCGGGATCGGGCGCGGTTTTCACTCGGCGCGCTGGCGCCCGACGTGCTGGCCGTGCGGATGGACGCCGCCCTGAGCTTTGTGACCGCCACCCCGCTGGAACACTTCATCATGACGCGGGTGCGGGCCGATGCGTCCATCAAACGTGTGTTGATCTACGCCGGTCCGATCAACAGCATCGATACTACCGGGGTGGATACGCTGAGTTATCTGGTGGGCAACCTGCGGGAGCAGGGAGTCGAGGTCTACCTGGCCGGACTCAAGAAGCAGGTGGAAGACGTGCTGGTGGCATCGGGCGCCATGAAGGTGATCACCCCGAGCAACCTGTTCCGGACGGAACGGGAGGCGATCCACAGCCTGGTGCTGCCTGCGGGCGTGGCCGCGCAGGGACATTGA
- a CDS encoding SDR family oxidoreductase — protein MFVFITGASSGIGEALARQYAAQGATIGLVGRRQQMLDALAASLPGTHHCYALDVRDRDALHRAAADFQAACGRVDLVIANAGISVGTLTEEMEDFDGFKTVIDTNLVAMVATFEPFIAGMKARRAGQLVGIASVAGIRGLPGAGAYSASKAAVIAYCESVRNELIHYGIRVSTVAPGYIRTPLTAHNPYTMPFLMEPDVFAEKAARAIARGTRYTVIPWQMGVVARLLRLLPAVVYDHFASKAPRKPRASRPS, from the coding sequence ATGTTCGTATTCATTACCGGCGCCAGCAGTGGCATTGGCGAGGCCCTGGCCCGCCAGTACGCCGCCCAGGGCGCCACGATCGGCCTGGTCGGCCGGCGACAGCAGATGCTTGACGCCTTGGCCGCCAGCCTGCCCGGCACGCACCATTGCTACGCGCTGGACGTGCGCGATCGCGACGCGCTCCACCGGGCCGCCGCCGATTTCCAGGCGGCGTGCGGGCGGGTGGATCTGGTGATCGCCAACGCCGGGATCAGTGTCGGCACCCTGACCGAAGAAATGGAAGACTTTGACGGCTTCAAGACCGTGATCGACACCAATCTGGTGGCCATGGTCGCCACCTTCGAGCCCTTCATTGCCGGCATGAAAGCGCGGCGGGCCGGCCAGCTCGTCGGCATCGCCAGTGTGGCGGGCATTCGCGGCCTGCCAGGTGCTGGCGCATACAGCGCGTCCAAAGCCGCAGTGATCGCTTACTGCGAAAGCGTGCGCAATGAACTCATCCATTACGGCATCCGCGTCTCCACGGTGGCGCCGGGCTACATCCGCACACCGCTGACCGCGCACAACCCGTACACCATGCCCTTTCTGATGGAACCCGACGTGTTCGCCGAGAAGGCGGCGCGGGCCATCGCGCGCGGCACCCGCTACACCGTCATCCCGTGGCAGATGGGCGTCGTGGCGCGGCTGCTGCGGCTGCTTCCGGCGGTGGTGTACGATCACTTCGCTTCCAAGGCGCCACGCAAGCCGCGCGCCTCGCGTCCTTCCTGA
- a CDS encoding FAD-binding oxidoreductase, whose translation MPNDTIDTSALGAPGRLHPELATELVRIVGQEHVFAEAADKLRYEIGARYGEGKAGFVVRPSSAAEIGEVLALCLRTGTPLIAQGANTGLVAASTPNETGLQVVMSLERLRGDVIVDRANRTATVGAGVTLQDLNEKLAADNLCFPIDLGANPSVGGMIATNTGGSRLVRYGDVRHNLLGLEVVLADPPGQVLDLMTGLRKNNTGYDLKQLFVGTGGAGGIITRAVLQVHPLPRQTATALIVPTGQDAILDLLIALEGEFGDFLTAYEGISKTCIEAVLDHMPSVSNPFAPEPIPDYMLLVELSATASRETLGMDLQEALNGFLEQHFDVLVANALLDGGPDLWKIRHSISESIRHQGKLIAFDIAVPRSAMVAFRAEAIAMMDARFPFLRLYDFGHWADGGCHFNIVWPKEAEQKPDDATIESLRIAIYDLVVRSYGGSFSAEHGVGPYNERFYHRYTADTVQEFAGRVQSAIDPKHVLGQVWFGPER comes from the coding sequence ATGCCCAACGACACGATCGACACTTCCGCCCTGGGCGCCCCCGGGCGCCTGCACCCAGAACTCGCCACCGAACTCGTCCGTATTGTCGGGCAGGAACATGTCTTTGCCGAAGCGGCCGACAAGCTCAGATATGAAATCGGCGCCCGCTATGGCGAAGGCAAGGCGGGTTTCGTGGTCCGGCCGTCGTCCGCCGCCGAAATTGGCGAAGTGCTCGCTTTGTGCCTGCGCACCGGCACGCCGCTGATCGCCCAGGGCGCCAATACGGGCCTGGTGGCGGCCAGCACGCCCAACGAAACGGGTCTGCAGGTGGTGATGAGCCTGGAGCGCCTGCGCGGCGACGTCATCGTGGACCGGGCCAACCGCACCGCCACGGTCGGCGCCGGCGTCACGCTGCAGGACCTGAACGAGAAGCTGGCCGCCGACAACCTGTGCTTCCCGATCGACCTGGGCGCCAACCCTTCGGTGGGCGGCATGATCGCCACCAACACGGGCGGCTCGCGCCTGGTGCGTTATGGCGACGTGCGGCACAACCTGCTTGGCCTGGAAGTGGTGCTGGCCGACCCGCCAGGACAAGTGCTGGACCTGATGACCGGCCTGCGCAAGAACAACACCGGCTACGACCTGAAGCAGCTCTTCGTCGGCACGGGTGGTGCGGGCGGCATCATCACGCGCGCCGTGCTGCAGGTGCACCCCCTGCCCCGCCAGACCGCCACCGCACTGATCGTGCCGACCGGTCAGGACGCCATCCTGGACCTGCTGATCGCCCTGGAAGGCGAATTCGGCGACTTCCTGACGGCCTACGAAGGCATCTCCAAAACGTGCATCGAAGCCGTGCTGGATCACATGCCGTCGGTGTCCAACCCCTTTGCGCCCGAACCGATTCCCGACTACATGCTGCTGGTGGAGCTGAGCGCCACCGCATCGCGCGAAACGCTGGGCATGGACCTGCAGGAAGCGCTGAACGGCTTCCTGGAACAGCACTTCGATGTGCTGGTCGCCAACGCCCTGCTCGACGGCGGACCCGACCTCTGGAAGATCCGCCATTCCATCAGCGAATCCATTCGGCACCAGGGCAAGCTGATCGCGTTCGACATTGCCGTGCCCCGCTCGGCCATGGTCGCCTTCCGCGCCGAAGCCATCGCGATGATGGACGCCCGCTTCCCCTTCCTGCGCCTGTATGACTTCGGGCACTGGGCGGACGGTGGCTGCCACTTCAACATCGTCTGGCCCAAGGAAGCGGAACAGAAACCGGACGACGCCACGATCGAATCGCTGCGCATCGCCATCTATGACCTGGTCGTTCGCAGCTACGGCGGCAGCTTCAGCGCCGAACACGGAGTCGGCCCCTACAACGAACGTTTCTACCACCGCTACACCGCCGACACCGTCCAGGAATTCGCGGGCCGCGTACAGTCCGCCATCGATCCCAAGCATGTGCTGGGACAGGTGTGGTTCGGGCCGGAACGGTAA
- a CDS encoding nucleotidyltransferase family protein yields MRPSEALASNRAAIRRVVESHHAENARVFGSVIHGDDTDGSDLAILVDPTSETTLMNVAAIQVELQNLLGVSVDVLTPKALPDSFRSTVLSEAVPV; encoded by the coding sequence ATGCGACCTTCTGAAGCCCTGGCCTCCAATCGCGCCGCGATTCGACGCGTTGTTGAATCTCATCATGCAGAGAACGCGCGAGTTTTCGGATCGGTTATTCACGGCGATGACACGGATGGAAGCGACCTCGCTATCCTCGTCGACCCCACTTCCGAAACGACGTTGATGAACGTTGCTGCCATTCAGGTTGAGCTGCAGAACCTGCTTGGCGTGTCCGTTGACGTACTTACGCCCAAGGCGCTCCCGGACTCCTTCCGCAGCACTGTGCTGTCCGAGGCGGTGCCCGTGTGA
- a CDS encoding HepT-like ribonuclease domain-containing protein translates to MSKQLRAQDFVDHILQAIERIDRYTAGMDESGFVANEMAQDAVIRVMRPVLAA, encoded by the coding sequence GTGAGCAAGCAATTGCGCGCCCAGGACTTCGTTGATCACATTCTCCAGGCTATTGAGCGAATAGATCGATATACAGCAGGGATGGACGAGTCCGGGTTTGTCGCAAATGAGATGGCGCAAGATGCGGTGATCCGCGTGATGCGTCCAGTTCTTGCAGCTTGA
- a CDS encoding NAD(P)H-dependent oxidoreductase has protein sequence MNILIVYAHPEPRSLNGSLKDFAVSHLQAAGHAVQVSDLYAMQWKAGLDARDSLDPPVDGRFDASADSRRAFDADRQSADIKLEQDKLRWADVLILQFPLWWYSMPAIMKGWVDRVYANGFAYGVGEHSDARWGERFGEGVMSGKRAMVMVSTGGWESHYAPRGIGGPIDDILFPIQHGILFYPGFAVLPPFVTYRTGKIDDAKFAALCTALGDRLDTLGSTPPIPFRPQNAGDYDIPALTLKADITPGLEGFGAHRAAVDDV, from the coding sequence ATGAACATTCTTATCGTCTACGCCCACCCCGAACCCCGCTCGCTGAACGGGTCGCTCAAGGATTTTGCAGTGTCCCATTTGCAGGCCGCCGGTCACGCCGTGCAGGTGTCTGACCTGTATGCCATGCAGTGGAAAGCGGGGCTGGATGCGCGGGACAGCCTGGATCCCCCCGTGGACGGCCGGTTCGATGCGTCGGCCGACTCGCGGCGCGCGTTCGATGCGGATCGTCAAAGCGCCGACATCAAGCTTGAGCAGGACAAGCTGCGTTGGGCGGACGTCCTGATCCTGCAATTCCCGCTGTGGTGGTATTCCATGCCGGCCATCATGAAAGGATGGGTGGACCGGGTGTACGCCAACGGCTTCGCCTATGGCGTCGGTGAACATTCGGACGCACGGTGGGGCGAGCGTTTTGGCGAAGGCGTCATGTCAGGCAAGCGCGCCATGGTGATGGTGTCGACCGGTGGATGGGAATCCCACTACGCACCGCGGGGTATCGGCGGGCCGATCGACGATATCCTGTTTCCGATTCAGCACGGAATCCTGTTCTACCCCGGCTTCGCGGTCCTGCCGCCGTTCGTGACCTACCGGACAGGCAAGATTGACGATGCCAAGTTCGCAGCGCTGTGCACTGCGCTGGGCGACCGGCTGGATACGTTGGGATCGACACCGCCGATTCCCTTCCGCCCCCAGAACGCCGGCGATTACGACATTCCGGCGTTAACGCTGAAGGCGGACATAACGCCGGGGCTGGAAGGGTTTGGCGCGCATCGTGCGGCGGTCGACGATGTGTGA
- a CDS encoding LysR family transcriptional regulator, whose amino-acid sequence MINLRRLDMNLLLTLDALLAEHNVTRAAERLGFSQPSISVHLAKLRHVFNDPLLLPGPRGMRPTARADELREPLREALAALERAVLPTQPFDPSTATNTWRMAASDYAESTIVLPTLGPLRKAAPDTRVAVLPLSIPLVVSRAEQGTIDLAFHTTADSPAGLHRRTLFDERYVLAGRAGHPKLKRRPTIAQFCKLEHVLVSTYGGSFHGVTDDALAAAGLTRRVALSVPHFLFMRSVLAQTDLVAMVPWRLVRNEPGLTVVEAPVDVPGYEMAMLWHDRCHRDPSHVWLRELIATSTATP is encoded by the coding sequence ATGATTAATTTACGCCGGCTGGACATGAATCTGCTGCTGACGCTGGACGCGCTGCTGGCCGAGCACAACGTCACGCGTGCGGCTGAACGTCTGGGTTTTTCGCAGCCGTCGATCAGCGTGCATCTGGCCAAGTTGCGGCACGTGTTCAATGACCCCTTGCTGCTGCCAGGGCCACGCGGCATGCGGCCGACAGCGCGGGCCGATGAACTGCGTGAACCCTTGCGCGAGGCGCTGGCGGCATTGGAACGCGCGGTGCTTCCGACCCAGCCCTTCGATCCGTCGACGGCGACGAACACGTGGCGCATGGCCGCGTCGGACTATGCCGAATCCACCATCGTTTTGCCCACCCTCGGCCCATTGCGGAAGGCCGCGCCAGACACCCGGGTCGCCGTCCTGCCACTGTCGATCCCGCTGGTCGTTTCGCGCGCGGAACAGGGCACGATCGACCTGGCGTTCCACACGACCGCCGACAGCCCGGCCGGCCTGCATCGCCGCACCTTGTTTGACGAGCGGTACGTACTGGCTGGCCGTGCGGGCCATCCCAAGCTGAAGCGCCGGCCCACCATTGCGCAATTTTGCAAGCTGGAGCACGTGCTGGTGTCGACCTATGGCGGCAGCTTCCACGGCGTGACCGACGATGCGCTGGCCGCCGCAGGCTTGACCCGCCGGGTGGCGCTGTCAGTGCCGCATTTCCTGTTCATGCGATCGGTATTGGCGCAGACCGATCTGGTGGCCATGGTGCCCTGGCGGCTGGTGCGCAACGAGCCGGGACTGACGGTGGTCGAGGCCCCGGTGGACGTGCCTGGCTACGAGATGGCGATGCTGTGGCATGACCGGTGCCACCGGGATCCGTCGCATGTCTGGCTACGCGAGCTGATCGCAACGAGCACGGCCACGCCGTAA
- a CDS encoding thiol:disulfide interchange protein DsbA/DsbL — protein sequence MIGRRSVSRLLTGLAFAAASVALLPSVASAQQFREGTEYTRLAQPQQTESQGKIEVTEFFWYSCPHCNALEPSLETWIKKQPADVVIKRVPVKFNAGMEPQQRLYYTLEALGKVDQLHRMVFSAIHEQRQPLNTADRIADWASKNGLDKAQFTAAYNSFGVQSKVQRAAKLSESYKIDGVPTLAINGKYLTSPAQAGSNAAALQVADFLIAQARKEGGAK from the coding sequence ATGATCGGTCGTCGTTCTGTTAGCCGTCTCTTGACGGGTCTTGCGTTTGCCGCGGCTTCCGTGGCGCTCCTGCCGTCGGTGGCATCGGCCCAGCAGTTCCGTGAAGGCACGGAGTACACCCGCCTGGCGCAGCCGCAGCAGACCGAGTCGCAAGGCAAGATCGAAGTGACCGAGTTTTTCTGGTACAGCTGCCCGCACTGCAATGCGCTCGAACCCAGCCTTGAAACCTGGATCAAGAAGCAGCCTGCCGACGTCGTGATCAAGCGCGTACCGGTCAAGTTCAACGCCGGCATGGAACCGCAGCAGCGCCTGTACTACACGCTGGAAGCGCTGGGCAAGGTCGACCAGCTGCACCGCATGGTCTTCAGCGCGATCCATGAACAGCGCCAGCCGCTGAACACGGCCGACCGCATTGCCGATTGGGCGTCAAAGAACGGCCTGGACAAGGCGCAGTTCACCGCCGCCTACAACTCGTTCGGCGTGCAGTCCAAGGTGCAGCGCGCCGCCAAATTGTCGGAGTCGTACAAGATCGACGGTGTGCCGACGCTGGCTATCAACGGCAAGTATCTGACGTCGCCGGCGCAGGCAGGCAGCAACGCCGCCGCGCTGCAGGTGGCAGACTTTTTGATTGCGCAGGCGCGCAAGGAAGGCGGCGCGAAGTAA
- a CDS encoding SPOR domain-containing protein, which yields MNSPRLRKQHGGTMFGLIAGLLVGLVVAVLVAVYVNKAPVPFVNKTARVPPTSQQPVDPANAPDPNRSLYGKDAPAGSVPPSSGPPAISAPPPAPVPNARRNDDPIASFYTGPGSSTPTPPAGRTPASPATPSSPAVPESTGTYYLQVGAFRVIEDAEALKARLAFMGFEARLETADVPKGTVNRVRLGPFAKLDDMNRSRARLAENGIEAAVVKK from the coding sequence TTGAACTCTCCCCGCCTGCGCAAGCAACACGGCGGCACCATGTTCGGCCTGATCGCCGGGCTGCTGGTCGGCCTGGTGGTTGCCGTGCTGGTGGCGGTCTATGTGAACAAGGCGCCCGTGCCCTTCGTGAACAAGACCGCGCGCGTTCCGCCGACCAGCCAGCAGCCGGTCGACCCGGCCAACGCGCCCGACCCCAACCGCAGCCTGTACGGCAAGGACGCGCCGGCCGGTTCGGTGCCGCCGTCCAGCGGCCCGCCCGCCATCTCGGCCCCGCCGCCGGCACCGGTCCCCAACGCGCGCCGCAACGACGACCCCATCGCCAGTTTCTATACCGGTCCGGGATCGTCCACCCCGACACCGCCAGCCGGCCGCACGCCTGCCTCGCCGGCAACGCCGTCGTCGCCTGCCGTGCCGGAAAGCACCGGTACCTACTATCTGCAGGTCGGCGCGTTCCGCGTGATCGAAGACGCCGAAGCCCTGAAGGCGCGGCTGGCCTTCATGGGCTTCGAGGCCCGGCTGGAAACGGCGGACGTCCCGAAAGGCACCGTCAATCGCGTCCGGCTTGGCCCGTTCGCCAAGCTCGATGACATGAACCGCTCGCGCGCGCGCCTGGCCGAAAACGGCATCGAAGCGGCAGTCGTAAAGAAGTAG
- the argS gene encoding arginine--tRNA ligase — protein MLPEQQVQLLSLIGAAVQAVAPEATPTLLLERPKAASHGDVATNVAMQIAKPLKRNPRDLAQQIVESLMAQPGATALIASAEIAGPGFINLRIAPAAKQAVIDAIRVRGADFGRAPSIGRKVIVEFVSANPTGPLHVGHARQAALGDALCRLFGAGGWDVHREFYYNDAGNQIHNLAVSVQARARGIDTTHPDFPADGYRGEYIAEIAEDFKAGKTVQAADAEPVTASGDVDNMEDIRRFAVAYLRREQDLDLAAFDLKFDNYYLESSLYTSGRVDNTVQRLIDSGHTYENEGALWLRTTELGEGDDKDRVMRKSEGGYTYFVPDVAYHVTKWERGYTKAINIQGSDHHGTIARVRSGLQALGVGIPKGYPDYILHKMVKVMRGGEEVKISKRAGSYVTLRDLIDWVGRDAVRFFLIQRRADTEFVFDVDLALKQTDENPVYYIQYAHARICSILNSWGGDVAALAQADASLLVAEREFLLMQRLAEFPGMLGMAANDLAPHHVAFWLKDCAADFHAYYNAERVLVDDEALKLARLSLLAATRQVLANGLSLLGVTAPERM, from the coding sequence ATGCTCCCCGAGCAACAGGTACAACTTCTCAGCCTGATCGGCGCCGCCGTCCAGGCCGTTGCCCCCGAGGCGACTCCCACGCTGCTCCTGGAACGCCCCAAGGCTGCCTCGCATGGCGACGTGGCGACCAATGTGGCGATGCAGATCGCCAAGCCGCTCAAGCGCAATCCCCGAGACCTCGCACAGCAGATCGTCGAATCCCTGATGGCCCAGCCGGGCGCCACCGCGTTGATCGCGAGCGCTGAAATCGCCGGCCCGGGCTTCATCAACCTGCGTATTGCTCCGGCCGCCAAGCAGGCCGTGATCGACGCGATCCGCGTGCGGGGCGCCGACTTCGGGCGCGCGCCATCGATCGGCCGCAAGGTCATCGTCGAATTCGTTTCCGCCAATCCGACCGGTCCGCTGCATGTGGGCCACGCCCGCCAGGCCGCGCTTGGCGACGCGCTGTGCCGCCTGTTCGGCGCCGGCGGCTGGGACGTGCATCGCGAGTTCTATTACAACGACGCCGGCAACCAGATCCACAACCTGGCCGTCAGCGTCCAGGCGCGTGCGCGCGGGATCGACACCACGCATCCGGACTTCCCGGCGGACGGCTATCGCGGCGAATACATTGCCGAGATCGCCGAAGACTTCAAGGCCGGCAAGACGGTGCAGGCGGCCGATGCCGAGCCCGTCACCGCGTCGGGCGACGTCGACAACATGGAAGACATCCGGCGCTTTGCCGTGGCGTACCTGCGCCGCGAGCAGGACCTGGACCTGGCCGCGTTCGACCTGAAGTTCGACAATTACTACCTGGAAAGCTCGCTGTACACGTCGGGCCGGGTCGACAACACCGTGCAACGGCTGATCGACAGCGGTCACACCTACGAGAACGAAGGCGCGCTGTGGCTGCGCACCACCGAACTCGGCGAAGGGGACGACAAGGACCGCGTCATGCGCAAGTCCGAAGGCGGCTATACCTACTTCGTGCCCGATGTGGCCTACCACGTCACCAAGTGGGAACGCGGCTACACCAAGGCCATCAACATCCAGGGATCCGACCACCACGGCACCATCGCCCGCGTGCGCTCGGGCCTGCAGGCGCTGGGCGTGGGCATTCCCAAGGGCTACCCCGACTACATCCTGCACAAGATGGTCAAGGTGATGCGCGGCGGCGAAGAGGTCAAGATCTCCAAGCGCGCGGGCAGTTATGTCACCTTGCGCGACCTGATCGACTGGGTCGGCCGCGACGCCGTGCGCTTCTTCCTGATCCAGCGCCGCGCCGACACCGAATTCGTGTTCGACGTGGACCTGGCGCTCAAGCAGACCGACGAAAACCCGGTGTATTACATCCAGTACGCGCATGCCCGCATCTGTTCGATCCTGAACAGCTGGGGCGGTGATGTGGCCGCGCTGGCCCAGGCCGACGCGTCGCTGCTGGTGGCCGAACGCGAATTCCTGCTGATGCAGCGCCTGGCCGAATTCCCCGGCATGCTCGGCATGGCCGCGAATGACCTGGCGCCGCACCACGTGGCGTTCTGGCTGAAGGACTGCGCCGCCGACTTCCACGCCTACTACAACGCCGAACGCGTGCTAGTGGACGACGAAGCGCTCAAGCTGGCGCGCCTGTCGCTGCTGGCCGCCACCCGCCAGGTGCTGGCAAACGGCCTGAGCCTGCTGGGCGTGACCGCGCCCGAACGGATGTGA